One Mus musculus strain C57BL/6J chromosome 2, GRCm38.p6 C57BL/6J genomic window, GCATCATTCGCCTGaaacaaaagtttaaagaaatcaaaaaggcaAAAATATATTGGTTCAAATGTGTACTTCCAGTACTGCATAGCCCCCCCTTCCTGACCGACATTTTATCTACCTCTTGGCAAAGATATTATGTTCCATTGCTCTAATCAAGAATTAAAGTTTGGGGTGACTTACAGCCTGCCCAGAAACACAAATGCCCATGAAAACACAAGTCAATACTAATGAGGAAGACAAACACCCCTTTCTAGCCTTTGTGCATGGAAAACAATGCATTTCAGACTGGAACAGCAGGCAGTTCATTTCACGTGCTAACAGATACTCTATTTTGGATTCAGTCTCCAACACATGGAGCTGGAAGGCGGACAGTAGCTAGCTAGCCTTTcaccacccaacctgccatcatATTCACTGTCCACACAGCACTGTGGGGCTCTGGAAGCAGTGGAGGGCGGGGCGATGCTTTATCTGCTGGGGCAACCACATAGGGTCCCCAACAGATGGACACACAAGCCTGGACACTGGCTCACGGGTCACACAGCTGAAGCACATGAGCATGGGAACTTTCCACCTTGACTCCCAAGACTCCTACTTGTCCAGAGCCTAAAATAAAAGCTATGAAAATCAAGACAGAAGCCAGTGAACACAAAGGGCTTGGTTTACAGTCAAGTCTGGCTAgctgagagaaaggagggaaaacagaacaaaacacggGAACTTCTAAAGCTCCACAAAGACAGCAAGCAGGCTGCACACAAGCCCTCGGTTAACTGGGAGGTCACATCCACCCTAGGGATACCTGTCACCTCGCTCTGCAGCACATCTTAAGGGTTTAATTTTAAAGGGAATTCTGTGTGGTTTTGGTCACTGGCTCTCATATGTAACTTCCACACAGGATTTCAACTGATACAACTTCCAATTTCCCACATCTCTAAAACCCAAAGAGAATTCCCCAACACATTAAAATGTACTAGTTCTCACCGTCATTTATACAAAGTAAGCTTTCACCTGATTTTGATATACATTGTGAGAAAAATAATGACAAAGGCATCGGCTAGAGCAGGCAGTGATTAGTGCCATCTGCCATGACCAACTGTGCCATGGATTGCCATACACTGCCATGCAGTCATCCTTACTAAACACTATGAAGGGGAGGGGAACAATGATCAAAACACGCATGCTCAGAGAactaaaacaagcaaaacaaaagactCATGCAACTAGCAGAAACTAAGAATGAAAAGCTACCTCTACTGGAACAACTGGCTTTAATAATAAATCCCTCCATGACCCAATGCTCTCATCAAGTCACCATGTCATCTGAGAATGCTAGcagttccctcttcccctctctagTGCTCTAGCACTGCCTCTGGGATTCAAAGACCTTCACTCCAGGCTTCGTGGGCACCTCAGTGTCATATTTTCAGTATCCAGAAGGCTTCTCTCCCTTCTACAACTGCCTTCCCTCCAATGCCCGCATCTAAGCTCTCCCCAATAGTCCTGGATCCTAGAGTGCATTCCAACAGCTCTCCTGAGAGCTAAGGCATTGGCGTGAACAGCAACCACCCTCCTAGCAAGCAGTCTGCTACCTCCACAGTACTGTAGGGGGGGGTGAGTCCCAGCAGCCTTCCATGAGCAACTGCCGAACATAGAAACAACCACAATGCATACGTAAGGTCCTCGGAATCAGCCAGGACAACAGCTCAGCTATGTTACCAATTAACTAAGCTTTGCAGTGGTCTGAAGAAGCTTGCTTGTAGGGGAGGATCTGTTCCATGCCGTGATGAACTATTTATACACTCTGATATTCAATCCCACCCATAGACGAGCATGCCTATATATCGCACATGCTCTGAAGAACCTCTTAACCGGCTTTTAAAATGACTAAGACACAAAGATGAGGTCTCAAGTTTGTTACTCAATGCCAAGAGAACAAAAAGACTTTCTCCTCCTACCTGCTTCATGCTTCATACTCATTCTTAAATGTACTATGTAAAATTCTCCCCATTCCATAATGGTTACAGCAACTGTAACACATAGTATAATTTACCTTCACGTACTCTCTCTGCAACATGAACTTAATAATATCTGTTATTGATTCTTTAATATCAGCAGGAAGattctaaaaagagaaaaaacataaCTAGTTTTAGAAGCTACCATATGTAGTGAAAACTACTTATTCTATATATtctgatttaaacaaacaaaaatatgagtTTAGAAAGAATCTTCCAGAAGCCTCACCCTTTTCCGGAGCTTTCTGAAAAGCGGTCTGAGGTAGGACTCCGTCTGCTTCTGGGTAGCACTGTTCAGTTTGCCCTGCACACTGCGTTTCACGTAGTCCTCTCTGGCATTCAGTTCTTTAGCCCAAACACCAAGAAGAAactgttgggaaaaaaaaagttaaggctGCAGTGCCCCCCAGTGGTGTGTGTGGAGAAGCTCTCAACACGGACAGTCAGCACAGAATCGTCCTTATCACTGCTTGAGTAAGCTGTCATCTACTAAGATTTAATTAACAAACAACTTGTTTGTTTCATCATGTGCTTCAAAGTCAAGACACCCAATTATGTACATGATGAAGATGGACCACTTCCGAAAAAAGAGCTATCAAATTCCTCAATGACTGGATTGAAATAAACtcactatatttttatttgtacctATTATGCACAATTCAACTAATCCGGGTTTATCATATATATGCACTTTGATATCCGATCAGTGTTTGAAGTATGTTATATactatttagatagatagatagatagatagatagataagtaagtAAAACTCAAACTGCAATCCATGCCGAGTTCTCAGCCTGGCAAAGGAACCCAGAGCCCCTTGGGTGTAATTGCAGACTCTTTCCAGGGACAGGTGGCAATGAAGGCTGAAGTGAGGACAGACCATCAAAGAGAAGGGCAGCTCCATGCACAGTCTAGATCTATGCTGTGTAGCCTGGGGATACACAGAACCCTGACAACTACAGCATTCAAgacataaatactttaaaattctaaataacaaagtaaaagaaaatgtaaatacaaataaaagcagTCCTTGGTCTCCCAGTCTGCAGACAAGTATTTAAATGAATTTAGGATCTGACCTTGTTCTCCCTAGATAAGGAAAGAGACAGCAAATACAGAACTAGTCAAGACGGaagcccagtactcaggaagccgACCTTGCTCCTGATCCTAGCTCTGCTCACTCTGCTCGAGGCCCTGCCCTAGCTCCCTCTCTCCGCCCACCACCTCCCTGGCACAGCTCTCTAGAGTATCTGAGGCGAACGAACAGGAACTCCGAATGCTGTGGCCACTCTATGCTGCAATCACTGTCCCTGGCTTTTGGGCAAAGCCCACACAGAAAGCAGACACACACTTCCATCCATTATCCAGCACACATAGGGTGAGAGGCTCCAGCAGCCTAGCACTTAGCAGCAGGCACTCACATGGCAAGTACAAACGCTGGGGAAGTACCCTCCCCAGGATATTCCCCGTGTAGGAGAGTTTCCTACACATCCGCAATGGTCTCCGGCCCTTCCCTACAGCACTCACCTTCAGGAACTTGGTGATGATGTCCATGTCCTTATGATCGTCACCTTTCCCTAAGGACTCCCCCAGTGCctcaagaggaaaaagaaaacatgcctGTTCACTAACACATAGCAATTTAAAAAGAAGgtgtacaagtgtgtgcatgtgaccaGCAATATGTTAAAAAGGCTTTACTAATGCATAGACAAGTTAGGAAAAACTGCACATTCTATGTAGAGATGCGCTACGTCTTATGCATGGAGAGGTAAAAGTCAGCAAAGTGGCTCAAGGGTAGAGGCGAGTGCTGcctgcagagagaggcagactgGACAGCCTGAGCTCAATCCAGGTAAAGGCGGAGAGAGGACCAGGCCTGCACAGGCACAATCTgcactccacacacatgcacacagcacacatacacacagtaataACTCAAAATACTTTACACACTGTTACTGCCTTTTGCTACATATCTGTGtttggacgtgtgtgtgtgtgtgtgtgtgtgtgtgtgtgtgtgagagagagagagagagagagagagagagagagagagagagagtgagtacgGGAGCTTAGAGCCCGGAGCTGCAGTGTGAGCCGttcagcatgggtgctgggaaccaagctggAGAGAGCAGTGCACGGTGTCTATCACAGTTGAGCCACCTCAGGCCCCAATTTTGCAAATTTAACATAAAACATCAATGAAAACATCTGTTAACAGAGCTGGGCACTTCTCCTAGATGGATAAAATGGCCTAAAATCAGATTATGCTGGTGACAACACCCTGTGGATATATATCATGAGCCACTCAACTGTATACTTGATTTTGGTAAATTATATTGCATGCAAATATCTTAAGAGAGttcaaaaaaataaggaagaaagagaggaggactAGAGGGAGGGTTaacaggacagagggagggaacaaGCCTGAGTGACAATCGATAGCTCACTCAAATTATTTAGTAAAAGTTACAGAGCATCCCAAAGAGGAGCTGGAAGGGAGTGCAGTAAAATGGCGTCCTTAGCTGCTACCTCACTCTAGAGATCCCTACATTTTCAGAAACCagagactaaagcaaggacaggtGACAGCTTAACATAAAGCTTTGTGTTAAACATAAAGCAAACAAAGAACTCTGACCTGTACTTATTACATGCTGGATACTTACATGATACTGTTGTTTCAATAAGATTACACATATCATTCACATGCATCACGGTGCCAGAATCAGGAGGCTATACAGTGCCAAGTGCTAGCAGAAATGTAAGGACACGCCCCTCATGTGCTGCTAGAGGGACAGCCCTGAGACAACCATGCCACAGACGGAGCAGTTTGTTAGTACTCAaattgaatatgtgtgtataagcCCCACAATTCTGTTCCAGTCCATGTCCATGGctaaggaggagctgagagcaagTGTGGATCTTAAACACAGTGTGAATTGgggaaaaggaataaaataaagattACCACAACACACAATATTACTTTACATGAACATAAAAACTGCAGCGCCGCCAGCAAATAAAAGGATGCAAATACTACAGTGATCACTTCTGAAGGTAGGAAATGTGAGTGAACGAGAAAAGCCAGTGCCTGCATGCCAAGGATGGCGTGCGCTGTGCAGGAACACGGCTCAACTCAGTGACCTGCtcctcaggaggaagggatgcaGGGGAGCGGGTTCAGGGCGGGTAGACTACCTCTAATTCTTCAATGGTGGTGTTTTCCTCGTGAACTTTCAGGTCATTCTGGGTGTCCTCCTCTCCAGGTTCCTGACCACCCACAATCTCATTCAAGTACTGCTGGTCAATCTTGTCCAAAGCTGCTTTCAGATCATTCCTTAAGCCCTAGGGTGAGAACAAGCAGCACCAGTTAGGAAGTGTcaccgtgtgtgtgtttgtgtgtgcgcgcgcgtgtgcgcgatCTGTGCTCGTTCATTCTCATCAAGTACATTGCAGGTTGAGATGTAGCTCAGTCAGCAAGCGCTCGCCTAGCGTGCACAAAGCCACCTAGGACCGAGAAATTGGTCATGGTAGAACAAACCTATAGTCACAgcacttggaggtagaggcaagaagacCAGATGGTtcggtttgaggccagcctgggctacatgacctTATCTCAACCTTCCCTTCCCAAATCCACGCCAAGAAGTACATGTCATGCTAAGGCCTTGTCAAAACTAGGGAATGAAGCAAATCATTGTGCTactcactttaaaatttttttgtttttgtttttgtttttcaagacagggtttctctgtgcaggcctaactgtcttggaactcactctgtagaccaggctggcttcggaaatctgcctgcctctgcctcccaagtgttggtattaaaggcaGAAAATAATTCTTATAAAAATAGTGGAAAGAATATATGCACACTGTCCAGTCTActgctaagaaaaagaaaacagacatgtTAGAAATCTAAAAATCCTCATCAAAACCATATTGTTTTTCTAATAATAAAACTTAGTGAACGTGACCAAGTTTCATTCGAGGTCCCCAATCCATTTTCCCAGGTCACATACATGTTTAACCTCATTTCAATTGCTCTGAACTCCTTATGTcaatgaaaaaacaacaacaacaacaacaaaaaaaacaaccactACCCAGTGTCTCTTTAAGCCaggctctaaactttgtttctacCAAAGATACACTCAATGTATCTCTAGGCTTGAATATTTAATTTAGAAGAAGAGAACAGGCTCCCTTAGCACAAGCTATGAGACAAAGAGccagggagcagggctggggatgcTGAGCAGAAGAGccagggagcagggctggggatgcTGAGCAGAAGAGccagggagcagggctggggatgcTGTTACAAATCTAAAAATCCAAGGAGCTAAGGAGCAGAGTAGGAGATGTTATGTGGCAGGGCTTGAGAGCAAAGGTAGACTTGGTTCAGAACTATGCTGCATGGGAGTTCTTGAGCAACTTACTTACCTTTATGCTTTGGCtgcctcatctgtaaaataggaTTTATTCTACCCAATATGTAGAGTTGTCACAAGAAGTCATTGTTGGTCTATTTTACATTTACTATGTGCTAGGGCTGTTCTCAAACGCTAACATAGTTCCTTTCTGAGCTAATAAAGGCAGTGTGCACCCTCAATGCTCACTGCATCCTACCATCCACCCATCCTAGCATCAACACACACACTTGAGTTGGAATATTCAACTCAAACACTTTTAATTTAGCAAACATTGATGGCTTGCTCTATGTAATGTACAGACCAGGTTCCCAATGGTTACCGCATTTAATTCTCAAGACAGCCCAGTGAGCAGAAGGTTCCACCATCTCTATTTCACAAGTGAGGCCTGGAGTAGATTACAAGACTTGCCACTGGTCACACAGCTAATGATTAGCATCCAGGAATAGACCCCAGATCCTTCAGACCTATGCTCTTTCCTCAGAACCGTTAGATGTGTGATCTAGGCcacaaatacaaagacaaaacACCCCTGGCCCCAGAATAGGATAAATACACCCCAAACTCTGCCACTAGTGAAATACACTATGTGCATCTGCAGAGGTTAATTATGGGAACACAAAGAAGGAAGCAACTAATTCTTTCTGATGGGGACTGtgattaggttaaaaaaaaaagtaatttttgcatTGTGTCTAGAAGAATAGacaatattttcaaaggctttttagAGAAAGACACTGCAAGCACATCATTAAAGACAAAGAAGAGCACAAATATCCCAGGAGCTTGGTACCACAGGGCTGGACGGGCACTGCTGAGATTCAATGCAGAAAGAGGTCTGGAAAGAAGGAAAGCAGACAGAAAGCACTAACTAGCAAACAGAACACATGGAGCAAGACCCCTAGCCAGCCCCCAGCTATTCCCACCACTCCAACCGAGACAGTAAGCCTGTGCGTAAAGATAGGACCAGGCCGAGGGTTGGGAGAAGGCTCCTCACACAGGCAACCATTTCCCTTGGATTGCAATCACACAAAGACTTTATGTAAAGGTCTGCCTAGCTTAGACCAATCAAATGATAGAACTGAGTTTTTCTGGTGTCATTAAAGTCACAAATAACCAAGAATACTTAATATTACTAAACTGCTTCACAGCACCAAGTTTTGGGACGGAATGTTAAAAGCCAAAGAAAATCATACCCATCTTTCAGTATTTAACAGAGTGAATTGATAAAAGGCTAACGAAGCCACAGAGGAGCTGAGCAAGCACTGCCCTAACACCTGCAGAACAAACATCTAAACCCAAACCACGTTCCTTTCAGCCGCCACAGACCAGACCAGATGCTGGCCACTAACACATAACCAGAGCCTCTACGTAAAATACAACTGTTCCttctagaagaaaacacaaacatctCTTCAAGTCCTTGgcataagcaaagaattctcaagcaGAACACAAAACCAACAACTattgagaaaattaaattaaaatagataaataaaaactaagaaagaatTTGTTAACTGGGACTCCATTAAGAAAAtaagtgggctggtgagatggctcagtgggtaagagcaccggactgctcttccgaaggtccggagttcaaatcccagcaaccacatggtagctcacaaccatccataacgagatctgactccgtcttctggagtgtctgaaaacagctacagtgcacttacatataataaataaataaaatctttaaaaaaaaagattttaaaaagaaaataagtaatataCCATCGAGGACCAAACGAGTCAAAAACCCTACCTGTGCTCCTCACAAAGGGCTCATCTGCAGCACATATATGGAACTTCTAACTCATTAATAAAGGACAGACCAATTAAAAGATGAACACAGGGCTCTCATAAGCCTGTGATGGTTGCTCTCACCTGTGGGACTTATGGAGACAGATCTCCCGGGTAGCTATgattcctgggactgggataacTCAGTCTGGATACCTGCACTAAGTGTAGGGGTCCCATCCCATGGCCTGTGGTCCCAGAcagaatgaagagaaaaagagCCAAACACCAGctataggatcccattctttgccaattagagcccttactttaactgtcgacacactctgaggctgagacttgaattttcgctgtagttcagccaaccttacaatgagagtttccgtttgattttctgcaacttgagctctattgctacaagagagaagattctcctcaaggacacacttagcaacttttagatcctttacttgtgtctggagcctttcgattttatcacacaactccttcctttcattcatcattttttccacagatactaagagcagccagccagtaaaatcattttccgattttttttcccatcttgtagaaagctttgtgcactgaatcacctaattcattaagaaaatcaagggcattagcttctttaagttcggaatatagtttcaaccatgggtcttcaaaattctctgagctcccaggaaggagggaatctggagaggtttcaatagttgaaagtgctggtggatcaacaagtcAATTCcactattttaaaagattcatccttgtacttctgttactctaggtGTTACTCTAAGTGTAGGGGTCCCATCCCATGGCCTGTGGTCCCAGAcagaatgaagagaaaaagagCCAAACACCAGCACAGATCCTCTGTTCCTGTGTGTGCAATGTGACCGAAAACCCCCTGCCTTCCCTGCTCTGGGGACCGTATCCCTTCAAAGTGTCACCAAAATAAACCATTAACCTTCCTTGTTTTGTGAGGTTccttgtcacagcaatgaaacagtACAAACACTGGACACAGGAAGGTAAGTATGAAAAGATGTTCACTCATCTTCACATCAGGGACATGAATAAAATCATGAGGTTCTACACATACAAGAAAGAGAATGGTTTAATtcccaagactaacagcccacAGGTTGGTCTTTCGGCATGCCCCCTTAGAAAGCACACATTTACTCCTTTCATGCGGCAATGCTGCCCGTGCTCGTTCCCTCAGAAGTAGAGTGGGGGCACTCTTGACCTCCTCCCTGAGATACAAGTGTTCCTGACAGCAGTGGTCCCACCCCAGAAACAAACTGTGGCCTGTTCATGGTAGCACAGTAACTGAGCAGTAACAGGAAACAGAGAGTGCACGGATGGCACTTTCAGAAATGCCACGCTGAGTCGATGGAGCTGTGTCTATCCACATGAAATGTAAAAATGCTAACACCAAAACAGCAAGTAGAACTTAATTCACAGTGTCTTCAGTCAGAAGAAAGGTAGCTGCCTGGGACAGAAGTGACACAGAACTGGGTGACAACAATATCTTTTACCATTAGACTGTGCTGCTAATGCGCTCACGTGCTATTTATCAAAACAGATGAATTATGCGTAAGGCACAGCCTTCCCTTAGAAGCAGAACACTTACTATGATGCTAACAGTCAAACCCCATGCTGCCCAGCTTCCGTGCGACTACCCTGTCTTCAGGTTTGGTCTTACCTTGTTAACTTCTGGTGTAAGAATCTCTATCTTCCTTAAACGCTGGAAAGCATCATAGTCGGTTTCCCCAAACAGTCTAATcggctctcctctttctctcagtcttctGATGACCtaggaagagaaacaaacaccTGGGAGActtcagagaggaaaaaaaccCTCATAAACATCTCAAAATAATGTCATGTTTATCTTAAACTAAAACCTAagtttaataaatataatttaattatccAAACAGGAGTTTCCGAATGAAATATAAAATCCTTCAAACTTTTTGAAAGAGTGTATTTGGGTGGGCAGTGAACCATGAGGTGTGTGCAGAAGTTGGAGAAAAACTTAgaggagtcggttctctccttctaccatctgGGCCCCGGGATTCAATGTAGCAAGGCCACTGTGCACTGAGTGACAGCACAGGATTTAATAGATACAACTTTAATAGATACACCTGTGACTCAAAGGGGGAAAGTACTTTACACCAACACTATTTGACACAAATATCTCACAAACTGTTGTTTCTCTGAATAATTCCTATCAAATAGTCTGACATATGAATCTGTAATGGAAATCTAAAGCAAGCCCTTAATGGAAACCATAGCATAGACACCAATACACAAACACTGTCAGACATAACACAAGGGCCACATAAAGAATAACTAAAAAACTAAAagtatacatacttatatatataagtattatatatatatgcatgtacatatatatatatatgtatgtatatatacatatatatatacacacacacacaaagtgtctGTCCTACAAACCATGCTCCTAGAACTTTTTCAAGGGACATAATCATAATTAGGCATGAAATAATGTCTCAGAAGTGGTTCATACTATCATTCACAAGGAAATGCTGACGCAATCTAAAGACAATGAAATAGGAACAGTTTAAAagcatagcagaaaaaaaaacaaaaaacaaaaaacaagacctaGGAAGGGGAGGCAGGAAAATAAACACTATGAGGCAGACTACAGTACATAGCAAAtttcagtccagcctgggctatacaaaactctgtctcaaaaaaacaagaaagaaaaaattaaggtACAAATACATAGTGAGAAATTATACAGACAGGAAAAACTATGTAGCactaaaaaggggggggggacttatacagatcttttgtgttttaatctgaaaaacagaaaaacaaaaaaacaaaaaataagagatGTAAACAGCAAAACAGTAGTACTTAAACCATTTTAGACAATAACGTAAGTATAATTACTTAGGATGTGTAAGTTTATACATATGTTTGTTTAAACTTATACCATTGTTAGGAAAGAAAGACTACTGGGTGGTAGGGGAGGCTTATTAATGGAAGGCATTTGCTGCATAGCCCGGTGACCTGGGTTTGATGCCTGAAACCCATGGAAAGgctgaaggagaaaactgactgcaCAGTGCTGTCATCTCACCCCACATGTGTGTCCTGACAcgtgtgtgcccacacacatcaTGCACTCACACAATCATGTTAACtatgtctggggtgggggtggggagggagtgcGTTACACGTGCATTTTCCCTGCATTTAGGTctggtgcccaaagaggccaggagagggcactggatcccctgaaactggaaagacaggcagttgggagccaccccccatgtgtgtgctgggaatccaactccaCTCCTCTTGAAAAGAAGCCACTGCTCTAAGCTCTGGCTCCGGcttgttgttgttactgtggtTTTTTTACAGTAAGAATGCTATCAAAGGAAAAGATTTCCAAGTTCATGGAAAACAAAAACTCTGACCACATAAGATTTTTAAGTCAAATCATCTCACTTCAGAAATAACTTACCCAAGTCTAGtgtaaatttttctttctgactACAAAATAAACAGAACCTTACCTCTTGCCTAGAAAGAGTCATAGGAAGTTTTTCCTCTGCTAGTTCAAGTTCCAGCACTGGATTTGACGATGTTAGTGGTTTCTGGTCATCCTCTTTTGGCTGTATCTATTAACAGGccaaagaaatgaaattcaaACTTACC contains:
- the Prpf18 gene encoding pre-mRNA-splicing factor 18 isoform 1 (isoform 1 is encoded by transcript variant 1), coding for MDILKSEILRKRQLVEDRNLLVENKKYFKRSELARKEEEAYYERCGYKPVSEKPSGEIQPKEDDQKPLTSSNPVLELELAEEKLPMTLSRQEVIRRLRERGEPIRLFGETDYDAFQRLRKIEILTPEVNKGLRNDLKAALDKIDQQYLNEIVGGQEPGEEDTQNDLKVHEENTTIEELEALGESLGKGDDHKDMDIITKFLKFLLGVWAKELNAREDYVKRSVQGKLNSATQKQTESYLRPLFRKLRKRNLPADIKESITDIIKFMLQREYVKANDAYLQMAIGNAPWPIGVTMVGIHARTGREKIFSKHVAHVLNDETQRKYIQGLKRLMTICQKHFPTDPSKCVEYNAL
- the Prpf18 gene encoding pre-mRNA-splicing factor 18 isoform 2 (isoform 2 is encoded by transcript variant 2), translated to MDILKSEILRKRQLVEDRNLLVENKKYFKRSELARKEEEAYYERCGYKIQPKEDDQKPLTSSNPVLELELAEEKLPMTLSRQEVIRRLRERGEPIRLFGETDYDAFQRLRKIEILTPEVNKGLRNDLKAALDKIDQQYLNEIVGGQEPGEEDTQNDLKVHEENTTIEELEALGESLGKGDDHKDMDIITKFLKFLLGVWAKELNAREDYVKRSVQGKLNSATQKQTESYLRPLFRKLRKRNLPADIKESITDIIKFMLQREYVKANDAYLQMAIGNAPWPIGVTMVGIHARTGREKIFSKHVAHVLNDETQRKYIQGLKRLMTICQKHFPTDPSKCVEYNAL